One Mytilus trossulus isolate FHL-02 chromosome 5, PNRI_Mtr1.1.1.hap1, whole genome shotgun sequence DNA segment encodes these proteins:
- the LOC134717920 gene encoding uncharacterized protein LOC134717920: MSDTGSDHDDLRPSKSKESTSNTELSTDGAVSLFSTVLTNALEQQKVNLIKHFENQFIQPVKSTGVSTPDFVFKREGHRIQYLFNTERSDTISRIEKLIRSKSYVQAMEVLAEEKETLRKRNKIVKIADKHGWDTVNEYLDSPLADDKDDAANLRSAIASASRKRKSSKPYDRPSNKPTESGNKFNAKNFFVGLVKTVDSEKMQVSRRTDPGNASIAINRDISPDTVHSRQVRQQQSARPQRNKKSHSKEPTLDEDTTNGVEYNFDFINNYEIKSGDQVINVKGNLKHSVSFWKSVLQANDFILNTTEFGYRIPFNIEPCCIYLPNNKSALKHATFVEKSIDELLTTNCINEVECPPFVVNPLTVSVQSSGKIRLVLDLRHVNKYVEKQKVKFEGVNEALSFAHNSKYMYKFDLRHGYHHLDVHYDHQKFLGLSWKFGNKTRFFTFTVLPFGLSSAGHIFTKTLRVLVKYWRAMSIPIVVYLDDGWGTAENSEICENMALQVKSDLEKSGFVVNNKKSVWTPVQIMEWLGFNWNLKDGTLEIPVKKFENLKNIISALFECNIHITCRNLAKVCGKIISMLTALGSICQIMTRHLHMTICCRDYWDSFVYLNENVIQELRF, encoded by the coding sequence ATGTCCGATACTGGTTCCGACCATGATGATTTGAGACCGTCCAAAAGTAAAGAGAGTACATCAAATACCGAGTTGTCTACTGATGGTGCCGTATCGTTGTTTTCAACAGTTTTAACGAACGCTCTAGAACAGCAGAAGGTTAATTTAATCAAACATTTCGAAAACCAATTTATACAACCAGTGAAGTCAACCGGTGTTTCGACTCCAGATTTCGTTTTCAAGAGAGAGGGACATCGCATTCAGTACTTATTTAATACAGAAAGGTCCGACACGATTTCAAGAATAGAGAAACTGATAAGGTCCAAATCGTACGTTCAGGCGATGGAGGTGTTAGCAGAAGAGAAAGAAACCTTGCGGAAGAGgaacaaaattgtgaaaatcgCCGACAAACATGGATGGGACACCGTTAATGAATATCTTGATAGTCCTTTGGCTGATGATAAGGATGATGCAGCCAATTTGCGTTCCGCTATTGCCAGTGCTTCTAGAAAAAGGAAAAGTTCAAAACCGTATGATCGGCCCAGCAATAAACCTACAGAAAGTGGAAATAAATTCAACGCAAAGAATTTTTTCGTGGGATTAGTCAAAACAGTGGATTCGGAGAAAATGCAGGTCAGTCGCAGAACAGATCCGGGAAATGCTTCTATTGCAATCAACAGGGACATTTCGCCAGATACTGTCCATTCAAGGCAAGTCCGTCAGCAACAGTCAGCACGGCCCCAAAGGAACAAGAAAAGTCACAGTAAAGAACCGACGTTAGATGAAGATACTACGAATGGAGTTGAGTATAATTTTGACTTTATTaacaattatgaaattaaatctGGAGATCAAGTTATTAACGTTAAAGGGAATTTAAAACATAGTGTGTCTTTTTGGAAATCTGTTTTACAGGCAAATGATTTTATCTTAAATACTACAGAATTTGGCTATCGTATTCCATTTAATATTGAACCATGTTGTATTTATTTACCTAATAACAAATCAGCTCTTAAGCATGCCACTTTTGTTGAAAAGTCAATAGATGAACTTCTTACTACCAATTGTATTAATGAAGTAGAGTGTCCACCTTTTGTAGTAAATCCGTTAACTGTTTCGGTACAAAGCTCAGGTAAAATAAGACTTGTACTAGATTTAAGACATGTAAACAAATAcgttgaaaaacaaaaggttaAATTTGAAGGTGTTAATGAAGCATTATCTTTTGCacataattcaaaatacatgtataaatttgatttaaggcATGGTTATCATCACTTAGATGTGCATTATGATCATCAAAAATTTTTAGGTTTGTCATGGAAATTCGGCAATAAAACCAGATTTTTTACTTTCACAGTTTTGCCTTTCGGTTTGTCATCAGCAGGTCACATTTTTACTAAAACGCTTAGAGTTTTAGTAAAATATTGGAGAGCAATGAGTATTCCTATTGTGGTTTATTTAGATGACGGGTGGGGAACTGcagaaaattcagaaatatgtGAAAATATGGCTTTACAGGTTAAAAGTGATCTAGAAAAATCTGGTTTcgttgtaaataataaaaagagtGTATGGACACCTGTTCAAATTATGGAATGGCTAGGTTTTAATTGGAATTTAAAAGACGGAACTTTAGAAATACCTGTGAAAAAATTTgagaatttaaaaaacataatatctGCTTTATTTGAATGTAATATACATATCACTTGTAGAAATTTAGCTAAAGTGTGtggaaaaataatttctatGTTAACAGCATTAGGCAGTATTTGTCAAATTATGACAAGACATTTACATATGACTATTTGTTGTAGAGATTATTGGGattcttttgtatatttgaatgaaaatgttATTCAAGAActtagattttga